A single region of the Desulforegulaceae bacterium genome encodes:
- a CDS encoding DegT/DnrJ/EryC1/StrS aminotransferase family protein yields MMKSWPSYTEEEAEAVKQVLLSNKVNYWTGEECRKFEDEFAAYCNCKYGVALANGTVAIDLALKSLGIGPGHEVVVTPRTFLASASCVVNAGAIPVFADVDLVSQNITPETIEKVITDKTRAIICVHVTGWACEMDGIMNLAKEYNLNVIEDCAHAHGAKYKGIPVGSFGDVAAWSFCQDKIMTTGGEGGMLTTNNKEIWERAWSYKDHGKSWKAVYKKDHPPGFKWYHEDFGTNWRMTEMQAVLGRIQLKKLDSWVEQRRKNACFLNESFKETDGIRVTIPPEHIYHSYYKYFIFVEPERFRLRWDRHRMMMEILKHDIHCMSGGVCPEVYLEKAFEKHGLMPENRLENAKELGETSLMFLVHPTLSEADMEVTAGVIKSVTQKSFR; encoded by the coding sequence ATGATGAAATCATGGCCGTCATATACAGAAGAAGAAGCAGAAGCAGTAAAACAAGTGCTTTTATCCAACAAGGTAAACTACTGGACAGGGGAAGAGTGCAGAAAGTTTGAGGATGAATTTGCAGCCTATTGTAACTGCAAATATGGTGTTGCACTTGCCAACGGTACGGTTGCCATAGATTTGGCCCTGAAATCTCTTGGTATTGGCCCTGGACATGAAGTTGTTGTAACACCGCGTACTTTTCTTGCTTCTGCAAGCTGTGTTGTAAATGCTGGTGCTATTCCTGTTTTTGCCGATGTTGACCTTGTTTCACAAAATATTACTCCAGAAACTATTGAAAAAGTAATAACAGATAAAACAAGAGCAATTATCTGTGTTCATGTCACTGGTTGGGCTTGTGAGATGGACGGAATTATGAATCTTGCAAAGGAATATAATCTTAATGTTATTGAAGACTGTGCACATGCACATGGAGCAAAATATAAAGGTATTCCTGTTGGAAGTTTTGGAGATGTTGCTGCCTGGTCCTTTTGTCAGGATAAAATTATGACTACAGGCGGTGAGGGCGGAATGCTTACCACAAATAATAAAGAAATATGGGAAAGGGCATGGTCATATAAAGATCACGGCAAATCATGGAAAGCTGTATATAAAAAGGATCATCCCCCCGGGTTTAAGTGGTATCATGAAGATTTCGGTACAAACTGGCGAATGACAGAAATGCAGGCTGTTTTAGGAAGGATTCAGCTTAAAAAACTTGATTCATGGGTTGAACAGAGACGAAAAAATGCTTGTTTTTTAAATGAAAGTTTTAAAGAAACAGATGGGATAAGGGTTACAATTCCTCCTGAACATATTTATCATTCTTATTATAAGTATTTCATTTTTGTTGAACCTGAAAGGTTCAGGCTTAGATGGGACAGGCACAGGATGATGATGGAAATATTAAAACACGACATTCACTGCATGAGCGGCGGAGTGTGTCCTGAAGTTTACCTTGAAAAAGCTTTTGAAAAACATGGTCTTATGCCTGAGAATAGACTTGAAAATGCAAAAGAGCTTGGAGAAACCAGTCTTATGTTTCTTGTTCATCCAACTTTATCAGAAGCTGATATGGAAGTTACAGCAGGTGTTATTAAATCTGTTACTCAAAAGTCCTTTAGATAA
- a CDS encoding NAD-dependent epimerase/dehydratase family protein: MKKILITGSNGFIGSYLNQKILTSDIFKAYCIDLSNSFKFKFFYSGDISDFEKVNGIVRKISPDIIIHCAGVAHQKLGGVDKNKYFMINSEATLNLAGAAAKINPDVHFIFLSSISVYGENFTDEKPVIEESDLNPSSDYAKSKLDAEIKLIDLYKKGVLKKLDILRLAPVYDSDWTLNLDKRVFGPKELFYLKFGSGKQKLSAVSRKNLVDFIEYRVKNAGSKEDEFLNIFNVCDLNPYSFKEIINIFKRSDLKPERPVFRVPLSFVWLVTRLAGMVIKSKRSWIYSCYDKVAKDLVFDNTKMLETGFKPEKNLKDIFLK; encoded by the coding sequence GTGAAAAAAATTTTAATTACAGGTTCAAACGGGTTTATAGGAAGTTATTTAAACCAAAAAATATTAACATCAGATATCTTTAAAGCTTACTGTATAGATCTTAGTAATTCATTTAAATTTAAATTTTTTTACTCTGGTGATATAAGTGACTTTGAGAAAGTAAATGGAATTGTTCGAAAAATATCTCCTGATATTATAATTCATTGTGCAGGAGTTGCTCATCAAAAATTAGGTGGGGTGGATAAAAATAAGTATTTTATGATTAACAGTGAAGCAACTTTAAACCTTGCTGGTGCTGCAGCAAAAATAAATCCAGATGTCCATTTTATATTTTTGTCTTCCATTTCAGTTTATGGAGAAAATTTTACTGATGAAAAACCAGTTATTGAGGAATCTGATTTAAATCCATCCAGTGATTATGCAAAAAGCAAGCTTGATGCTGAGATAAAGCTGATTGATTTATATAAAAAAGGTGTATTAAAAAAATTAGATATATTAAGGCTTGCTCCTGTATATGATTCTGACTGGACACTAAATCTTGATAAAAGAGTTTTTGGGCCTAAAGAGCTTTTTTATTTAAAATTTGGAAGCGGTAAGCAAAAACTTTCTGCGGTTTCAAGAAAAAATCTTGTCGATTTTATTGAATACAGAGTTAAAAATGCTGGTTCAAAAGAAGATGAGTTTTTAAATATATTTAATGTATGTGATCTTAATCCTTATTCATTTAAAGAAATAATTAATATTTTTAAAAGATCTGATTTAAAACCTGAAAGACCAGTTTTTAGAGTTCCTTTAAGTTTTGTCTGGCTAGTAACAAGACTGGCAGGGATGGTAATAAAAAGTAAAAGATCGTGGATATATTCCTGTTACGATAAAGTTGCCAAAGATCTTGTTTTTGATAATACTAAAATGCTTGAAACCGGTTTTAAACCTGAAAAAAATTTAAAAGATATATTTTTAAAATAA
- a CDS encoding polysaccharide biosynthesis protein has protein sequence MLKNKILLITGGTGSFGNAVLNKFLNTNIKEIRIFSRDEKKQDDMRHKLKNDKVKYYIGDVRDYNSINLAMHKVDYVFHAAALKQVPSCEFYPMQAVKTNVEGTENVLNAAIANKVEKVIVLSTDKAVYPINVMGMTKALSEKVMIARSRDADNGSSLFCATRYGNVMASRGSVIPLFTEQAINGQPLTVTDPNMTRFLMSLEDSVDLVLFAFQNMNPGDIFVQKAPASTVIDLANAIKELFNSKSEIKIIGTRHGEKLYETLLSREELIKAQDLGDYYRVPADTRDLNYDRFFVDGDVKTSGSEDYTSHNTTRLNVEQIKELLLKLDFIKNKLEELNK, from the coding sequence ATGCTAAAAAATAAAATATTACTGATAACAGGAGGCACAGGCTCCTTCGGAAACGCAGTTCTAAATAAATTTCTCAATACAAATATAAAAGAAATAAGAATATTCAGCCGTGATGAAAAAAAACAAGACGACATGCGCCATAAGCTTAAAAATGATAAAGTTAAATATTATATTGGTGATGTAAGAGATTACAACAGCATAAATCTTGCAATGCATAAAGTAGACTATGTTTTTCATGCGGCAGCATTAAAGCAGGTACCATCTTGTGAGTTTTATCCAATGCAGGCTGTTAAAACAAATGTTGAAGGAACAGAAAATGTTTTAAATGCTGCCATAGCAAATAAAGTTGAAAAAGTAATTGTATTGAGTACAGACAAGGCTGTTTATCCAATTAATGTTATGGGCATGACTAAAGCACTTTCCGAAAAAGTTATGATTGCACGTTCCAGAGATGCAGACAATGGCAGTTCTTTATTTTGTGCAACAAGATATGGAAATGTCATGGCATCGCGAGGTTCAGTTATTCCTTTATTTACAGAACAGGCAATAAATGGTCAGCCTCTTACTGTTACAGATCCTAATATGACAAGATTTTTAATGTCTTTGGAAGACTCCGTAGATTTGGTTCTTTTTGCCTTTCAAAATATGAATCCAGGAGACATTTTTGTTCAAAAAGCACCTGCTTCAACAGTTATTGATTTAGCCAATGCTATAAAAGAACTTTTTAATTCAAAAAGTGAAATAAAAATTATTGGAACAAGGCATGGTGAAAAATTATATGAAACTCTTTTAAGCAGGGAAGAACTTATAAAAGCTCAGGATTTGGGAGATTATTACAGAGTTCCTGCAGATACAAGAGATTTGAATTATGATAGATTTTTTGTTGATGGCGATGTTAAAACTTCCGGAAGTGAGGATTATACTTCACATAATACAACAAGGCTAAATGTAGAACAGATAAAAGAGCTTTTGCTAAAACTTGATTTTATAAAAAATAAACTTGAAGAGCTTAACAAATGA
- a CDS encoding NAD-dependent epimerase/dehydratase family protein produces the protein MIKNILITGAKGFIGSNLFVRLKLEKKYNIFCFDIENSENDLEEYILKSDFIFHLAGVNRPKNENEFTKGNVNLTDKTINILENNNKNIPVIMTSSVHSGSDNPYGQTKQQAENILLDYKSKGGKVLIYRLSNVFGKWCRPNYNSVVATFCYNIANGIDIQISNRKNEINFIYIDDIINDLIEKINFDFSVLNKDFFYIKPEYKVSLGEVADLLYGFHNIKQSLMVPDFSNDFVKKLHATYLSYLPKDKFSSKAKLNEDERGNLFELIKSRQFGQIFVSTTKPGITRGNHYHHTKNEKFCVIRGAAEIKFRHILEDEVITYKVSGDEPEIVDIPPGYTHSIINTGNSELITLFWANEMFNQEKPDTFFEEV, from the coding sequence ATGATAAAAAATATTCTCATCACAGGTGCAAAAGGTTTTATTGGATCAAATCTTTTTGTGAGGCTTAAACTGGAAAAAAAATACAATATTTTTTGTTTTGATATAGAAAACAGCGAAAATGATCTTGAAGAATATATTTTAAAATCAGATTTTATTTTTCATCTTGCCGGTGTAAACAGACCTAAAAATGAAAATGAATTTACAAAAGGTAATGTAAATTTAACAGATAAAACAATTAATATTTTAGAAAATAATAATAAAAATATTCCTGTTATTATGACATCTTCTGTTCACAGCGGCTCAGATAATCCATATGGCCAGACCAAACAACAGGCTGAAAATATTTTGCTGGATTATAAATCAAAAGGTGGAAAAGTTTTAATTTACAGGCTTTCCAATGTTTTTGGCAAATGGTGCAGGCCAAATTACAATTCTGTTGTTGCTACATTTTGCTATAATATTGCAAATGGAATTGATATTCAAATCTCAAATAGAAAAAATGAAATAAATTTTATTTATATAGATGATATTATAAATGATTTAATTGAAAAAATTAATTTTGATTTTTCTGTTTTGAATAAAGATTTTTTTTATATTAAACCAGAATATAAAGTAAGCTTAGGAGAAGTTGCAGACCTTTTATATGGTTTTCATAATATAAAACAAAGCCTGATGGTTCCTGATTTTTCAAATGATTTTGTAAAAAAACTTCATGCAACATATCTTTCATATCTTCCAAAAGATAAATTTTCATCAAAAGCAAAGCTTAATGAAGATGAAAGAGGTAATTTGTTTGAACTTATAAAATCAAGGCAGTTTGGCCAGATTTTTGTCTCAACAACAAAACCCGGAATAACAAGAGGAAATCATTATCATCATACAAAAAATGAAAAATTTTGTGTTATCAGGGGAGCAGCAGAAATTAAGTTCAGGCATATTTTAGAAGATGAAGTAATAACATATAAAGTAAGTGGTGATGAGCCTGAAATTGTTGATATACCCCCAGGCTATACTCATTCAATTATAAATACGGGCAATAGCGAACTTATTACTTTGTTCTGGGCGAATGAAATGTTCAATCAAGAGAAACCTGATACTTTTTTTGAAGAAGTTTAA
- a CDS encoding glycosyltransferase family 4 protein, protein MNILIISQYFWPENFRINDLATDLVEKGHKVTVLTGLPNYPKGNFFKGYGIFKKKYKEQYKGVDIYRVPIISRGNGKFQRLFLNYLSFAFTGSIVALFLQKKKFDKIFVFEVSPITVGIPAIVFKKLKKIPIVFWVLDLWPESVASVGAVKSQKYIGYIKILVKYIYSKCDKILVSSKGFKKSIENIEPRKNIISYFPNFIEKVDRGKVFYPELSQKINFPEGFKIMYAGNIGYAQSFPTILEAAEVLRDYNIYWIIVGDGRCRDWVKKRIKQLGLEKKVLLPGSFPQDTMPFFYSKSDVMLVSLKNELNFSLTVPGKVQSYMAFGKPIVAALAGEGANIIKDSSSGITCRPENSKDLAETVLQMYNLPQEQLIKMGQSGKKYCEKNFNRDLLVDELINIFKQL, encoded by the coding sequence TTGAATATTTTAATTATATCTCAATATTTTTGGCCAGAAAATTTCAGAATTAATGATTTAGCAACAGATCTTGTTGAAAAAGGTCATAAAGTGACCGTTTTGACCGGTCTTCCAAATTATCCAAAAGGAAATTTTTTCAAAGGTTACGGAATTTTTAAAAAAAAATATAAAGAACAATATAAAGGTGTTGATATTTATAGGGTGCCAATTATTTCCAGGGGGAACGGTAAATTTCAAAGGCTGTTTTTAAATTATTTGTCGTTTGCATTTACAGGCAGTATAGTAGCACTATTTTTACAAAAAAAAAAATTTGATAAAATTTTTGTATTTGAAGTTTCGCCTATAACAGTAGGTATACCTGCAATTGTATTTAAAAAATTAAAAAAAATCCCTATTGTTTTTTGGGTACTTGATTTATGGCCTGAAAGTGTTGCTTCAGTTGGTGCTGTTAAATCTCAGAAGTATATTGGTTATATAAAAATTCTGGTTAAATATATTTATTCTAAATGTGATAAAATACTTGTTTCTTCAAAAGGATTTAAAAAAAGTATTGAAAATATAGAACCAAGAAAAAATATAATATCATATTTCCCAAATTTTATAGAAAAGGTTGACAGAGGAAAAGTTTTTTACCCTGAATTAAGTCAAAAAATAAATTTTCCTGAAGGTTTTAAAATAATGTATGCTGGTAATATTGGTTACGCTCAATCTTTTCCTACTATTCTTGAAGCCGCTGAAGTACTAAGAGATTATAACATTTATTGGATAATTGTTGGAGATGGCAGGTGCAGAGATTGGGTAAAAAAAAGAATTAAACAATTAGGTTTGGAAAAAAAAGTACTTTTACCAGGTTCATTCCCTCAGGACACAATGCCATTTTTTTACAGCAAATCTGATGTAATGCTTGTTTCTCTAAAAAATGAACTAAATTTTTCTTTGACTGTTCCAGGTAAAGTTCAATCATATATGGCTTTTGGTAAGCCGATAGTTGCTGCTCTTGCTGGAGAAGGTGCTAATATAATTAAGGATTCATCTAGCGGTATAACATGTCGGCCCGAAAATTCGAAAGATTTGGCAGAAACTGTTCTACAAATGTATAATCTGCCTCAAGAACAGCTTATAAAAATGGGTCAGAGTGGTAAAAAATACTGTGAAAAAAATTTTAACAGAGACTTGCTGGTTGACGAGTTAATAAATATTTTCAAACAACTTTAA
- a CDS encoding UDP-N-acetylmuramyl pentapeptide phosphotransferase: MKYSILFIVPFIISFFGSWLIKSYGYELGIIDVPSERSSHEKIIPKGGGIGILCAFILGGFYFKISLFFLAPSVLLSLVSFFGDKFDIKPKIRLFIQFLCSFVFLFGILISASSDIVNYFTFLFFAVFIVGTANFYNFMDGINGIAGITGAIAFFFLGFFGYLNDFQLSHVLFCFSVAAACVGFLPFNIPDAKIFMGDIGSVLLGFVFACFGVLFSTTFLDFICICGFLFLFYADEISTMYIRIKDKEKLSKPHRRHLYQLYANELNIKHWKVSFVFGIVQILISIAVLALKQFGIIPVLFFYAFIFGLFIYVSTLVRKKIRNLAFN; the protein is encoded by the coding sequence ATGAAATATTCAATTTTATTTATTGTTCCATTTATTATCAGTTTTTTCGGTTCATGGCTTATAAAATCATACGGTTATGAGCTTGGTATAATAGATGTTCCAAGCGAGAGAAGTTCGCATGAAAAAATTATTCCAAAAGGCGGCGGAATAGGGATTTTGTGTGCTTTTATTTTAGGGGGATTTTATTTTAAAATCTCCTTATTTTTTTTAGCGCCTTCTGTTTTGTTATCTTTGGTCAGCTTTTTTGGTGACAAGTTTGATATTAAGCCAAAGATAAGACTTTTTATTCAGTTTTTGTGCAGTTTTGTTTTTTTGTTTGGGATTTTGATATCCGCAAGTTCTGATATTGTAAATTATTTTACATTTTTATTTTTTGCTGTTTTTATTGTTGGAACTGCAAACTTTTATAATTTTATGGACGGTATTAACGGTATTGCCGGTATTACCGGAGCAATAGCCTTTTTTTTTCTTGGTTTTTTTGGGTATTTAAATGATTTTCAGTTAAGTCATGTATTATTTTGTTTTTCAGTTGCTGCTGCATGTGTAGGTTTTCTTCCTTTTAATATTCCTGATGCAAAAATTTTTATGGGTGATATTGGAAGTGTTTTGCTTGGTTTTGTTTTTGCCTGCTTTGGTGTTCTTTTTTCTACTACTTTTCTTGATTTTATTTGTATCTGCGGGTTTTTATTTCTTTTTTATGCAGATGAGATTTCTACTATGTATATTAGAATAAAAGATAAAGAAAAGCTTAGTAAGCCTCACAGAAGACATTTGTATCAATTATATGCAAACGAACTTAATATTAAACATTGGAAAGTCTCTTTTGTTTTTGGTATTGTGCAGATATTAATATCCATTGCAGTTTTAGCTCTTAAACAATTTGGAATAATTCCTGTTTTATTTTTTTATGCTTTTATTTTTGGATTGTTTATTTATGTTTCAACTCTGGTTAGAAAGAAAATAAGAAACCTTGCTTTTAATTAA
- a CDS encoding glycosyltransferase, translating to MKPLILFNCTTNVVGGGVKNSAIFIKHALIKNQENFIFAVSPQVNEILERWNIKKNSVFVLSKSPAKSLKMRKKLFNISNKFNVDCVFTMAGPSYVKFNKPHIMGISNAYITHPSFQAVCMGKTKIQIVRELLLIVYRSYYSLKADFWIFQTNTAAFEFAKKYLIDKKRIKVVSNSIGLEFNEYFSSKSVKKIDSNRIKVFCPSAAYPHKCLDCIPELSRHLIELSPHMNFEFILTLEKNSDMWEKIEKKANKYSVADKIKNIGPFNYADASGLYEKADIIFVPSILETFSASYLEAFSSKKPLIAADKKFARDICKNAALYINPFELEEAALKFIEIAKDEKLLESLTERGLKVLNEYRDQQDRFNKIYDFLKNVIRTN from the coding sequence TTGAAACCTTTAATATTATTTAATTGTACAACAAATGTTGTTGGAGGAGGGGTTAAAAATTCGGCTATTTTTATTAAACATGCCTTAATTAAAAATCAAGAAAATTTTATTTTTGCTGTATCCCCTCAAGTTAATGAAATTTTAGAAAGATGGAATATAAAAAAAAATTCCGTTTTTGTTTTAAGCAAGTCACCTGCAAAAAGTTTAAAAATGCGAAAAAAACTTTTCAATATTAGCAATAAATTTAATGTAGATTGTGTTTTTACAATGGCTGGCCCATCTTATGTTAAATTTAATAAACCTCATATTATGGGGATAAGCAACGCTTATATAACACATCCTAGCTTTCAGGCAGTTTGTATGGGAAAAACAAAAATTCAAATTGTTAGAGAATTGCTACTTATTGTTTATAGAAGTTATTATTCTTTAAAGGCGGATTTTTGGATTTTTCAAACAAATACAGCTGCCTTTGAATTTGCTAAGAAATATTTAATAGATAAGAAAAGAATAAAAGTTGTTTCTAATTCTATCGGTCTCGAATTTAATGAGTATTTTTCAAGTAAGTCTGTTAAAAAAATTGATAGTAATAGGATCAAGGTTTTTTGCCCGTCCGCTGCCTACCCGCATAAATGCCTTGATTGCATACCTGAGTTATCAAGACATTTGATAGAATTATCTCCACATATGAATTTTGAATTTATATTGACTTTAGAAAAAAACTCAGACATGTGGGAAAAAATTGAAAAAAAAGCAAATAAATATTCTGTCGCTGATAAAATAAAGAATATAGGACCTTTTAATTACGCTGATGCTTCAGGGTTATATGAAAAAGCAGATATTATATTTGTTCCAAGTATTTTAGAAACTTTTTCTGCAAGTTATCTTGAAGCTTTTTCTTCAAAAAAACCACTCATTGCAGCCGATAAAAAATTTGCAAGGGATATTTGTAAAAATGCAGCTTTATATATTAATCCGTTTGAATTAGAAGAAGCTGCATTGAAATTTATTGAAATTGCAAAAGATGAAAAGCTTCTTGAAAGTTTGACTGAACGAGGTCTTAAAGTCTTGAATGAATATAGAGATCAACAGGACAGATTTAATAAAATTTATGATTTTTTAAAAAATGTTATTCGAACTAATTAA
- the wecB gene encoding UDP-N-acetylglucosamine 2-epimerase (non-hydrolyzing), with protein MKKLKVLTVVGTRPEIIRLSRVMKRLDEVIAVDHIIVHTGQNYDYELNEIFFSDLELRKPDYFLNAAGKNAAETIGNTIINIDPVLEKEKPDAFLVLGDTNSCLCAIPAKKRKIPVFHMEAGNRCFDQRVPEETNRKIVDHISDVNLTYSDIAREYLLAEGFPADQIIKTGSPLFEVINYYKAKIDSSQILSKLNLNKNSFFLVSAHREENINNDKNFHSLVKILNSIAEKYNLPIIVSTHPRTFKRINQEKINFNSLITLLKPLGFFDYVFLQKNAKVVLSDSGTISEETSILNFSSINIRDAHERPEAMEEAVVMMTGMNEERILQCISLLDQEFINKSNNLPISVKDYSMPNVSEKVVKIILSYTDYINKKVWKNY; from the coding sequence ATGAAAAAATTAAAAGTTTTAACTGTAGTTGGAACAAGACCTGAAATTATAAGATTATCAAGAGTTATGAAAAGACTTGATGAAGTCATAGCTGTGGATCACATTATTGTTCATACAGGTCAAAATTATGATTATGAGCTTAACGAAATTTTTTTTTCGGATTTAGAGTTAAGAAAACCTGATTATTTTTTGAATGCGGCCGGAAAAAATGCTGCGGAAACAATTGGAAATACAATAATTAATATTGATCCAGTACTTGAAAAAGAAAAACCGGACGCTTTTTTAGTACTTGGAGACACTAATAGCTGTTTATGTGCTATACCTGCCAAAAAAAGAAAAATTCCTGTTTTTCATATGGAGGCTGGCAACAGATGCTTTGACCAAAGAGTCCCTGAAGAAACAAACAGAAAAATTGTTGACCATATAAGCGATGTTAATTTGACTTACAGTGATATAGCAAGAGAATATCTTCTAGCAGAGGGGTTCCCAGCTGATCAGATAATAAAAACAGGGAGCCCCTTGTTTGAAGTAATAAATTACTACAAAGCTAAAATTGATTCATCCCAAATACTCTCAAAATTAAACCTGAATAAAAATTCTTTTTTTTTAGTTTCTGCTCACAGAGAAGAAAACATAAATAATGACAAAAACTTTCATTCTTTAGTCAAAATTTTAAATTCCATAGCAGAAAAATACAATTTACCCATCATTGTTTCAACTCACCCAAGAACCTTTAAAAGAATTAATCAAGAAAAAATTAATTTTAATAGTTTAATTACACTTTTAAAACCCCTTGGCTTTTTTGATTATGTATTTTTACAAAAAAATGCAAAAGTTGTTTTGTCTGACAGCGGAACAATTTCTGAAGAAACTTCCATATTGAATTTTTCCTCTATAAATATTAGAGATGCTCATGAAAGACCTGAAGCCATGGAAGAAGCTGTAGTAATGATGACAGGTATGAATGAAGAAAGAATACTTCAGTGCATATCTCTGCTTGATCAAGAATTTATAAATAAAAGCAATAATTTACCAATATCTGTTAAAGATTATTCAATGCCAAATGTTTCAGAAAAAGTTGTAAAAATAATATTGTCTTATACAGATTATATAAATAAAAAAGTTTGGAAGAATTATTAA